From the Hevea brasiliensis isolate MT/VB/25A 57/8 chromosome 15, ASM3005281v1, whole genome shotgun sequence genome, one window contains:
- the LOC110670386 gene encoding mannosyltransferase APTG1 isoform X1 encodes MRQRHSTAESPSAKLTPQNPDISKQGGGGEETKSQKSNIFSSSKNIFALCLAFRIANSLLIQTYFNPDEHWQALEVAHRIVFGYGHLTWEWKKGIRSYLHPLVFALLFKVLALLGLDTPWFMTKAPRLLQALFSAVGDLYLYKLSYALFNYSVAKWAQLFSQLSNWFIFFCFNRTLSNSLEAVLTLVGLYHWPCMRDYPHKIPLLSRKWGLIVAALACAIRPTSAIIWVYVGILELFVTCDRLRFIILEVVPIGGLVLGLSCLLDRLMYGSWVIVPLNFLKFNFLSSGGDYYGTHKWHWYFSQGFPVMLFTFLPFAIAGSIKSKYWKLSGLIAWVLILYSVLGHKEFRFVLPVLPIALIFSGYALSVMARPDSPHVKRKGSSKSHTKWPSKVGFAVIFLLATNIPMAIYMNLVHQRGTEDVMIYLSKEARNEKVKSILFLMPCHATPYYSTLHHHLPMRFLDCTPSEEKEIPDESDRFMFDPVGFASELAKNWSLPSHIVLFESEERLLKDFLIAHSFREIRRFFHAHFKVDRDLQASVVIYALKD; translated from the exons ATGAGGCAGAGACACAGTACAGCTGAATCACCATCCGCTAAactcacacctcaaaaccctgaTATCTCCAAacaaggaggaggaggagaagaaacAAAGTCCCAGAAATCTAACATCTTTTCCTCGTCAAAGAATATCTTTGCACTGTGTCTAGCTTTTCGAATAGCAAATTCTCTGCTGATACAAACATATTTCAATCCAGATGAGCACTGGCAAGCCCTTGAAGTTGCTCATCGCATTGTATTTGG GTACGGTCACTTGACTTGGGAGTGGAAGAAGGGGATTCGTAGCTATTTGCACCCATTGGTGTTTGCTTTGCTGTTCAAAGTTCTTGCATTGTTAGGTCTTGATACTCCATGGTTTATG ACCAAGGCTCCACGATTGCTGCAAGCACTGTTTTCTGCAGTTGGTGATTTGTACTTGTACAAACTTTCTTATGCTCTCTTCAATTATTCTGTGGCAAAATGGGCA CAGCTTTTCTCTCAATTATCAAACTGGTTCATTTTTTTCTGCTTCAATCGTACATTGTCCAATAGCTTGGAAGCTGTTCTTACACTGGTGGGGTTGTACCATTGGCCCTGTATGAGAGATTATCCTCATAAAATACCATTGCTTTCAAGGAAGTGGGGTTTGATTGTAGCAGCACTAGCTTGTGCAATTCGACCAACAAGTGCTATCATTTGGGTCTATGTTGGCATTCTTGAGCTTTTTGTCACTTGTGATAGACTGAGATTCATTATTCTGGAGGTGGTTCCAATTGG GGGTTTGGTGCTTGGTCTTTCATGTTTATTGGATCGCTTGATGTATGGCTCGTGGGTCATAGTGCCTCTTAATTTTCTTAAGTTCAATTTTCTTTCCTCTGGCGGAGATTATTATGGAACTCACAAGTGGCACTGGTACTTCTCTCAGGGATTTCCTGTCATGCTCTTCACTTTCTTACCATTTGCCATAGCTGGCAGCATCAAGTCTAAATATTGGAAGCTTTCTGGTCTTATTGCATGGGTTCTAATTCTTTACAGTGTATTGGGTCACAAAGAATTCAG GTTTGTCTTGCCTGTGCTGCCAATAGCTTTGATCTTCTCTGGTTATGCATTATCCGTTATGGCAAGACCTGATTCTCCACATGTTAAGAGGAAAGGTTCTTCAAAGTCTCATACCAAATGGCCTTCAAAAGTAGGATTCGCTGTCATCTTCTTGTTAGCAACCAATATTCCAATGGCGATCTATATGAATTTGGTTCATCAG AGGGGAACTGAGGATGTAATGATCTATCTATCCAAAGAAGCCCGCAATGAGAAAGTGAAGAGTATCCTATTCTTAATGCCCTGCCATGCCACACCTTACTACTCTACTCTCCATCACCATCTGCCAATGCGTTTTCTAGACTGCACACCAAG TGAAGAGAAAGAAATCCCTGATGAGTCAGATCGTTTCATGTTCGATCCTGTTGGTTTTGCATCAGAATTGGCAAAAAACTGGTCTCTGCCGAGTCACATTGTGTTATTTGAATCTGAGGAGAGACTGTTGAAGGATTTCTTGATTGCACATTCTTTCAGAGAG ATAAGGAGGTTTTTCCATGCTCACTTCAAGGTTGACCGCGATCTTCAAGCATCAGTTGTTATCTATGCTTTAAAAGATTAA
- the LOC110670386 gene encoding mannosyltransferase APTG1 isoform X2 — protein MRQRHSTAESPSAKLTPQNPDISKQGGGGEETKSQKSNIFSSSKNIFALCLAFRIANSLLIQTYFNPDEHWQALEVAHRIVFGYGHLTWEWKKGIRSYLHPLVFALLFKVLALLGLDTPWFMTKAPRLLQALFSAVGDLYLYKLSYALFNYSVAKWALFSQLSNWFIFFCFNRTLSNSLEAVLTLVGLYHWPCMRDYPHKIPLLSRKWGLIVAALACAIRPTSAIIWVYVGILELFVTCDRLRFIILEVVPIGGLVLGLSCLLDRLMYGSWVIVPLNFLKFNFLSSGGDYYGTHKWHWYFSQGFPVMLFTFLPFAIAGSIKSKYWKLSGLIAWVLILYSVLGHKEFRFVLPVLPIALIFSGYALSVMARPDSPHVKRKGSSKSHTKWPSKVGFAVIFLLATNIPMAIYMNLVHQRGTEDVMIYLSKEARNEKVKSILFLMPCHATPYYSTLHHHLPMRFLDCTPSEEKEIPDESDRFMFDPVGFASELAKNWSLPSHIVLFESEERLLKDFLIAHSFREIRRFFHAHFKVDRDLQASVVIYALKD, from the exons ATGAGGCAGAGACACAGTACAGCTGAATCACCATCCGCTAAactcacacctcaaaaccctgaTATCTCCAAacaaggaggaggaggagaagaaacAAAGTCCCAGAAATCTAACATCTTTTCCTCGTCAAAGAATATCTTTGCACTGTGTCTAGCTTTTCGAATAGCAAATTCTCTGCTGATACAAACATATTTCAATCCAGATGAGCACTGGCAAGCCCTTGAAGTTGCTCATCGCATTGTATTTGG GTACGGTCACTTGACTTGGGAGTGGAAGAAGGGGATTCGTAGCTATTTGCACCCATTGGTGTTTGCTTTGCTGTTCAAAGTTCTTGCATTGTTAGGTCTTGATACTCCATGGTTTATG ACCAAGGCTCCACGATTGCTGCAAGCACTGTTTTCTGCAGTTGGTGATTTGTACTTGTACAAACTTTCTTATGCTCTCTTCAATTATTCTGTGGCAAAATGGGCA CTTTTCTCTCAATTATCAAACTGGTTCATTTTTTTCTGCTTCAATCGTACATTGTCCAATAGCTTGGAAGCTGTTCTTACACTGGTGGGGTTGTACCATTGGCCCTGTATGAGAGATTATCCTCATAAAATACCATTGCTTTCAAGGAAGTGGGGTTTGATTGTAGCAGCACTAGCTTGTGCAATTCGACCAACAAGTGCTATCATTTGGGTCTATGTTGGCATTCTTGAGCTTTTTGTCACTTGTGATAGACTGAGATTCATTATTCTGGAGGTGGTTCCAATTGG GGGTTTGGTGCTTGGTCTTTCATGTTTATTGGATCGCTTGATGTATGGCTCGTGGGTCATAGTGCCTCTTAATTTTCTTAAGTTCAATTTTCTTTCCTCTGGCGGAGATTATTATGGAACTCACAAGTGGCACTGGTACTTCTCTCAGGGATTTCCTGTCATGCTCTTCACTTTCTTACCATTTGCCATAGCTGGCAGCATCAAGTCTAAATATTGGAAGCTTTCTGGTCTTATTGCATGGGTTCTAATTCTTTACAGTGTATTGGGTCACAAAGAATTCAG GTTTGTCTTGCCTGTGCTGCCAATAGCTTTGATCTTCTCTGGTTATGCATTATCCGTTATGGCAAGACCTGATTCTCCACATGTTAAGAGGAAAGGTTCTTCAAAGTCTCATACCAAATGGCCTTCAAAAGTAGGATTCGCTGTCATCTTCTTGTTAGCAACCAATATTCCAATGGCGATCTATATGAATTTGGTTCATCAG AGGGGAACTGAGGATGTAATGATCTATCTATCCAAAGAAGCCCGCAATGAGAAAGTGAAGAGTATCCTATTCTTAATGCCCTGCCATGCCACACCTTACTACTCTACTCTCCATCACCATCTGCCAATGCGTTTTCTAGACTGCACACCAAG TGAAGAGAAAGAAATCCCTGATGAGTCAGATCGTTTCATGTTCGATCCTGTTGGTTTTGCATCAGAATTGGCAAAAAACTGGTCTCTGCCGAGTCACATTGTGTTATTTGAATCTGAGGAGAGACTGTTGAAGGATTTCTTGATTGCACATTCTTTCAGAGAG ATAAGGAGGTTTTTCCATGCTCACTTCAAGGTTGACCGCGATCTTCAAGCATCAGTTGTTATCTATGCTTTAAAAGATTAA
- the LOC110670389 gene encoding multiprotein-bridging factor 1a, with amino-acid sequence MSGVGPITQDWEPVVIRKKAPNAAAKKDEKVVNAARRSGAEIETLKKSNAGTNKAASSSTSLNTRKLDEETENLTHDRVPSELKKAIMQARTDKKLTQAQLAQLINEKPQIIQEYESGKAIPNQQIIGKLERALGVKLRGKK; translated from the exons atgtcTGGAGTTGGACCAATCACACAGGACTGGGAACCAGTGGTAATCCGCAAGAAGGCTCCCAACGCCGCCGCGAAGAAGGATGAGAAGGTTGTCAACGCCGCTCGCCGTTCCGGTGCCGAGATTGAAACTCTAAAAAAAT CAAATGCTGGTACAAACAAAGCCGCCTCAAGCAGCACTTCTTTAAACACAAGAAAGCTTGATGAAGAAACAGAGAACCTAACTC ACGATCGAGTGCCAAGCGAACTGAAGAAAGCCATCATGCAGGCTCGAACGGACAAGAAGCTTACCCAGGCCCAACTTGCtcaa TTGATCAATGAGAAGCCCCAGATAATACAAGAGTACGAGTCTGGAAAAGCAATTCCAAATCAACAGATAATAGGCAAACTGGAGAGAGCTCTTGGTGTGAAGCTGCGAGGGAAGAAATAA
- the LOC110670339 gene encoding tubby-like F-box protein 7 isoform X3, translating into MSLRKSILSRRFSKSFKSVNNHKNDGAGGVVVPTGLGGDVSGELWAESDPVDGWASMLPELLGEIIKRVEESDDRWPQRQDVVACACVCKKWREITKEIVRSPRNIGRITFPSCLKQPGPRDLPHQCLIKRNKKTSTFYLSLALTPSLMDKGKFLLAARRFRHGAHIEYIISLDAEDLSQGSNSYVGKLSSDFLGTNFTIYDSQPPHSGAKPSSSRASRRFASKQISPQVPAGNFEVGQVSYKFNLLKSRGPRRMVCSLKCPLSRETINEKHLEDSVMKGPESSVSGYTVLRNKAPRWHEHLQCWCLNFHGRVTVASVKNFQLVATVDQSQPGGKGDEDTVLLQFGKVGDDTFTMDYRQPLSAFQAFAICLTSFGTKLA; encoded by the exons ATGTCTCTGCGGAAATCTATTCTCTCTCGAAGGTTCTCCAAGTCGTTCAAGTCTGTTAACAATCATAAAAACGACGGTGCTGGAGGAGTGGTGGTGCCCACCGGTCTCGGTGGCGATGTATCCGGGGAGTTGTGGGCCGAGTCGGACCCTGTCGATGGCTGGGCGAGCATGTTGCCTGAATTGCTTGGGGAGATAATAAAACGAGTGGAGGAGAGCGATGATCGGTGGCCTCAGCGACAAGACGTCGTTGCTTGTGCTTGTGTCTGTAAAAAATGGAGAGAGATTACGAAGGAGATCGTTCGGTCTCCACGCAACATAGGCAGAATCACTTTTCCTTCTTGCCTTAAACAG CCAGGTCCGCGTGACTTACCTCATCAATGTCTTATAAAACGGAATAAGAAGACTTCAACGTTTTATCTCTCTCTTGCTCTTACTCCAT CATTAATGGACAAGGGAAAGTTTCTTCTAGCAGCACGGAGGTTTAGACATGGTGCTCACATAGAATATATCATCTCACTTGATGCAGAAGATCTATCCCAAGGAAGTAATTCATATGTTGGAAAATTAAG TTCGGACTTTCTTGGCACCAACTTTACAATCTACGACAGCCAGCCACCACACAGTGGTGCAAAGCCCTCAAGTAGCAGAGCTAGCCGCAGATTTGCGAGCAAACAAATAAGCCCCCAAGTTCCAGCAGGCAATTTTGAGGTTGGACAGGTCTCTTACAAATTTAACCTCTTAAAATCAAGAGGTCCCAGAAGGATGGTGTGCTCACTGAAGTGTCCACTATCACGAGAAACTATTAATGAAAAACATCTTGAAGACTCCGTGATGAAGGGACCAGAGTCTTCAGTTTCTGGCTATACAGTTTTGCGCAACAAGGCCCCGAGGTGGCATGAACATCTGCAATGCTGGTGCTTGAATTTCCATGGTCGGGTAACTGTAGCATCAGTTAAGAATTTCCAATTGGTTGCAACTGTGGACCAAAGTCAGCCAGGAGGAAAAGGAGATGAGGATACTGTCCTCCTGCAGTTTGGGAAGGTAGGAGATGATACTTTCACCATGGACTATAGGCAGCCATTGTCAGCTTTTCAGGCATTTGCAATATGCCTTACGAGCTTTGGCACAAAACTGGCAT ga
- the LOC110670343 gene encoding uncharacterized protein LOC110670343, which translates to MNPYEKPLTPYEQRLRDEVIYLHSLWHRGPPALNPNPNRLRPKPFHNSNNNPSRNLHVSYPTSFKKTKGNKHGYQNAKNSTPSGSGSSRQPDPGPEWPINPPRPSSPPNSSSGWPSFKVKPSPSAQFTPGIHEAKIATMQMQQKIVKCCNEFFGKKADLDSEEDNKFEEEDEGDDSFGDDNDVEETDEYKFFFGLFVEHRELRDFYEKNQETGDFYCLVCGGMGVKVGKMFKGCLGLVQHAIAILRTKRKRAHRALGQVICRVLGWDFGRLPVVVLKDEPLSQSLASLGDTLVHNQCTTEVEFVTMPVNIEPLYLRTKAILLDSAVPTLNESGDEAESKKEFRGEETSRYLICHSFSRCFGFHFQKLQRRKQTSVSKPKSNFLAMNPYEKPLTPYEQRLRDEVIYLHSLWHRGPPALNPSPNRLRPKPFHNSNNKPSRNLHVSYTTSFKKTKGNKHGYQNAKNSTPSGSGSSRQPDPGPEWPSNPPPPSSPPNSSSGWPSFKVKPSPSAQFTPGIHEAKIATMQMQQKIVRCCNEFFGKKADLDSEEDNKFEEEDEGDDSFGDDNDVEETDEYKFFFGLFVEHRELRDFYEKNQETGDFYCLVCGGMGVKVGKMFKGCLGLVQHAIAILRTKRKRAHRALGQVICRVLGWDFGRLPVVVLKDEPLSQSLASLGDTLSCLKEDANKKVVEDLDNGVSDMEGGKEGVMDYETSLNEVDIGTEAYNILGENSGVDDVQGGLSR; encoded by the exons ATGAATCCCTATGAAAAACCCTTGACGCCTTATGAACAGAGGCTCAGAGATGAGGTCATTTACCTTCACTCTCTCTGGCACAGAGGCCCTCCAGCTTTGAATCCTAACCCTAATCGTCTTAGGCCTAAACCTTTTCATAACAGTAACAACAACCCATCAAGAAATCTCCATGTATCTTACCCCACATCCTTCAagaaaaccaagggaaacaagcaCGGATACCAAAATGCCAAGAACAGTACCCCTTCAGGTTCTGGGTCCAGCCGCCAACCCGACCCTGGTCCTGAATGGCCTATCAACCCTCCACGACCATCTTCTCCTCCTAACTCTAGCTCTGGATGGCCTTCTTTTAAGGTCAAACCGAGTCCGTCCGCCCAATTCACTCCAGGTATTCATGAAGCCAAAATTGCCACAATGCAAATGCAGCAGAAGATAGTCAAATGTTGTAATGAGTTCTTTGGCAAAAAGGCTGATTTGGATAGTGAAGAAGATAACAAAttcgaggaagaagatgaaggagaTGATTCTTTCGGTGATGATAATGACGTTGAAGAAACTGACGAATACAAGTTCTTTTTCGGTTTGTTTGTGGAACACCGAGAACTGAGGGATTTTTATGAGAAAAACCAGGAAACTGGGGACTTTTATTGCTTAGTTTGTGGAGGGATGGGAGTGAAAGTAGGGAAAATGTTTAAGGGTTGTTTGGGCCTTGTTCAGCATGCCATAGCAATTCTGAGAACAAAGAGAAAAAGGGCCCATAGGGCTCTTGGTCAGGTTATTTGCAGGGTTCTTGGATGGGATTTTGGTAGACTTCCTGTGGTTGTGTTGAAGGATGAGCCTCTCAGTCAGTCTTTGGCAAGTTTAGGCGATACTCTGGTGCATAATCAGT GCACTACAGAAGTCGAGTTTGTTACTATGCCTGTAAACATAGAACCCTTATACTTGCGAACAAAGGCCATATTGCTGGATTCAGCAGTTCCGACACTTAATGAATCTGGAGATGAAGCTGAGTCGAAGAAGGAATTCAGAGGGGAAGAAACAT CTCGATACCTCATCTGCCACAGTTTCTCCCGTTGCTTTGGCTTTCACTTTCAGAAACTACAAAGGCGGAAACAGACCTCTGTATCAAAACCCAAATCAAATTTCTTGGCCATGAATCCCTATGAAAAACCCTTGACGCCTTATGAACAGAGGCTCAGAGATGAGGTCATTTACCTTCACTCTCTCTGGCACAGAGGCCCTCCAGCTTTGAATCCTAGCCCTAATCGTCTTAGGCCTAAACCTTTTCATAACAGTAACAACAAACCATCAAGAAATCTCCATGTATCTTACACCACATCCTTCAagaaaaccaagggaaacaagcaCGGATACCAAAATGCCAAGAACAGTACCCCTTCAGGTTCTGGGTCCAGCCGCCAACCCGACCCTGGTCCTGAATGGCCTAGCAACCCTCCACCACCATCTTCTCCTCCTAACTCTAGCTCTGGATGGCCTTCTTTTAAGGTCAAACCGAGTCCCTCCGCCCAATTCACTCCAGGCATTCATGAAGCCAAAATTGCCACAATGCAAATGCAGCAGAAGATAGTCAGATGTTGTAATGAGTTCTTTGGCAAAAAGGCTGATTTGGATAGTGAAGAAGATAACAAAttcgaggaagaagatgaaggagaTGATTCTTTCGGTGATGATAATGACGTTGAAGAAACTGACGAATACAAGTTCTTTTTCGGTTTGTTTGTGGAACACCGAGAACTGAGGGATTTTTATGAGAAAAACCAGGAAACTGGGGACTTTTATTGCTTAGTTTGTGGAGGGATGGGAGTGAAAGTAGGGAAAATGTTTAAGGGTTGTTTGGGCCTTGTTCAGCATGCCATAGCAATTCTGAGAACAAAGAGAAAAAGGGCCCATAGGGCTCTTGGTCAGGTTATTTGCAGGGTTCTTGGATGGGATTTTGGTAGACTTCCTGTGGTTGTGTTGAAGGATGAGCCTCTCAGTCAGTCTTTGGCAAGTTTAGGCGATACTCTG AGTTGTTTGAAGGAAGATGCTAATAAGAAAGTTGTGGAAGATCTAGACAATGGAGTTTCTGATATGGAAGGAGGTAAAGAGGGAGTCATGGATTATGAG ACAAGCTTAAACGAGGTTGACATTGGGACCGAAGCGTATAATATTCTAGGAGAGAATTCTGGTGTTGATGATGTGCAGGGAGGTCTCAGTCGGTAA
- the LOC110670290 gene encoding uncharacterized protein LOC110670290 yields the protein MTIEEAAGPAGPKVLRLLYFVGAGFICTVAINKWREVERKSIQKQHQQQSHLPPNLLPQSSPNAVQKPTK from the exons ATGACGATAGAAGAGGCAGCAGGCCCCGCCGGACCAAAGGTTCTCCGATTGCTGTATTTCGTCGGCGCCGGAT TTATATGCACTGTGGCCATCAACAAGTGGAGAGAAGTTGAAAGGAAATCCATTCAGAAACAGCACCAACAACAATCCCACCTCCCTCCAAATTTGTTGCCCCAAAGCTCTCCAAATGCCGTTCAAAAACCCACCAAGTGA
- the LOC110670339 gene encoding tubby-like F-box protein 7 isoform X2: MSLRKSILSRRFSKSFKSVNNHKNDGAGGVVVPTGLGGDVSGELWAESDPVDGWASMLPELLGEIIKRVEESDDRWPQRQDVVACACVCKKWREITKEIVRSPRNIGRITFPSCLKQPGPRDLPHQCLIKRNKKTSTFYLSLALTPSLMDKGKFLLAARRFRHGAHIEYIISLDAEDLSQGSNSYVGKLSSDFLGTNFTIYDSQPPHSGAKPSSSRASRRFASKQISPQVPAGNFEVGQVSYKFNLLKSRGPRRMVCSLKCPLSRETINEKHLEDSVMKGPESSVSGYTVLRNKAPRWHEHLQCWCLNFHGRVTVASVKNFQLVATVDQSQPGGKGDEDTVLLQFGKVGDDTFTMDYRQPLSAFQAFAICLTSFGTKLA; the protein is encoded by the exons ATGTCTCTGCGGAAATCTATTCTCTCTCGAAGGTTCTCCAAGTCGTTCAAGTCTGTTAACAATCATAAAAACGACGGTGCTGGAGGAGTGGTGGTGCCCACCGGTCTCGGTGGCGATGTATCCGGGGAGTTGTGGGCCGAGTCGGACCCTGTCGATGGCTGGGCGAGCATGTTGCCTGAATTGCTTGGGGAGATAATAAAACGAGTGGAGGAGAGCGATGATCGGTGGCCTCAGCGACAAGACGTCGTTGCTTGTGCTTGTGTCTGTAAAAAATGGAGAGAGATTACGAAGGAGATCGTTCGGTCTCCACGCAACATAGGCAGAATCACTTTTCCTTCTTGCCTTAAACAG CCAGGTCCGCGTGACTTACCTCATCAATGTCTTATAAAACGGAATAAGAAGACTTCAACGTTTTATCTCTCTCTTGCTCTTACTCCAT CATTAATGGACAAGGGAAAGTTTCTTCTAGCAGCACGGAGGTTTAGACATGGTGCTCACATAGAATATATCATCTCACTTGATGCAGAAGATCTATCCCAAGGAAGTAATTCATATGTTGGAAAATTAAG TTCGGACTTTCTTGGCACCAACTTTACAATCTACGACAGCCAGCCACCACACAGTGGTGCAAAGCCCTCAAGTAGCAGAGCTAGCCGCAGATTTGCGAGCAAACAAATAAGCCCCCAAGTTCCAGCAGGCAATTTTGAGGTTGGACAGGTCTCTTACAAATTTAACCTCTTAAAATCAAGAGGTCCCAGAAGGATGGTGTGCTCACTGAAGTGTCCACTATCACGAGAAACTATTAATGAAAAACATCTTGAAGACTCCGTGATGAAGGGACCAGAGTCTTCAGTTTCTGGCTATACAGTTTTGCGCAACAAGGCCCCGAGGTGGCATGAACATCTGCAATGCTGGTGCTTGAATTTCCATGGTCGGGTAACTGTAGCATCAGTTAAGAATTTCCAATTGGTTGCAACTGTGGACCAAAGTCAGCCAGGAGGAAAAGGAGATGAGGATACTGTCCTCCTGCAGTTTGGGAAGGTAGGAGATGATACTTTCACCATGGACTATAGGCAGCCATTGTCAGCTTTTCAGGCATTTGCAATATGCCTTACGAGCTTTGGCACAAAACTGGCAT GA
- the LOC110670339 gene encoding tubby-like F-box protein 7 isoform X1, which yields MSLRKSILSRRFSKSFKSVNNHKNDGAGGVVVPTGLGGDVSGELWAESDPVDGWASMLPELLGEIIKRVEESDDRWPQRQDVVACACVCKKWREITKEIVRSPRNIGRITFPSCLKQPGPRDLPHQCLIKRNKKTSTFYLSLALTPSLMDKGKFLLAARRFRHGAHIEYIISLDAEDLSQGSNSYVGKLSSDFLGTNFTIYDSQPPHSGAKPSSSRASRRFASKQISPQVPAGNFEVGQVSYKFNLLKSRGPRRMVCSLKCPLSRETINEKHLEDSVMKGPESSVSGYTVLRNKAPRWHEHLQCWCLNFHGRVTVASVKNFQLVATVDQSQPGGKGDEDTVLLQFGKVGDDTFTMDYRQPLSAFQAFAICLTSFGTKLACE from the exons ATGTCTCTGCGGAAATCTATTCTCTCTCGAAGGTTCTCCAAGTCGTTCAAGTCTGTTAACAATCATAAAAACGACGGTGCTGGAGGAGTGGTGGTGCCCACCGGTCTCGGTGGCGATGTATCCGGGGAGTTGTGGGCCGAGTCGGACCCTGTCGATGGCTGGGCGAGCATGTTGCCTGAATTGCTTGGGGAGATAATAAAACGAGTGGAGGAGAGCGATGATCGGTGGCCTCAGCGACAAGACGTCGTTGCTTGTGCTTGTGTCTGTAAAAAATGGAGAGAGATTACGAAGGAGATCGTTCGGTCTCCACGCAACATAGGCAGAATCACTTTTCCTTCTTGCCTTAAACAG CCAGGTCCGCGTGACTTACCTCATCAATGTCTTATAAAACGGAATAAGAAGACTTCAACGTTTTATCTCTCTCTTGCTCTTACTCCAT CATTAATGGACAAGGGAAAGTTTCTTCTAGCAGCACGGAGGTTTAGACATGGTGCTCACATAGAATATATCATCTCACTTGATGCAGAAGATCTATCCCAAGGAAGTAATTCATATGTTGGAAAATTAAG TTCGGACTTTCTTGGCACCAACTTTACAATCTACGACAGCCAGCCACCACACAGTGGTGCAAAGCCCTCAAGTAGCAGAGCTAGCCGCAGATTTGCGAGCAAACAAATAAGCCCCCAAGTTCCAGCAGGCAATTTTGAGGTTGGACAGGTCTCTTACAAATTTAACCTCTTAAAATCAAGAGGTCCCAGAAGGATGGTGTGCTCACTGAAGTGTCCACTATCACGAGAAACTATTAATGAAAAACATCTTGAAGACTCCGTGATGAAGGGACCAGAGTCTTCAGTTTCTGGCTATACAGTTTTGCGCAACAAGGCCCCGAGGTGGCATGAACATCTGCAATGCTGGTGCTTGAATTTCCATGGTCGGGTAACTGTAGCATCAGTTAAGAATTTCCAATTGGTTGCAACTGTGGACCAAAGTCAGCCAGGAGGAAAAGGAGATGAGGATACTGTCCTCCTGCAGTTTGGGAAGGTAGGAGATGATACTTTCACCATGGACTATAGGCAGCCATTGTCAGCTTTTCAGGCATTTGCAATATGCCTTACGAGCTTTGGCACAAAACTGGCATGTGAGTAG